TGGCGGACAATGAGCCCGACCTCTCTTCAGCGTTGCGCGTGCTCTATGGCCTCCTGGGTGACTTGGAGGCGCAGCAGGTGCCCCCCGAGCGGATCGCGCTGCTCGGGTTCTCGCAGGGCGCTTGCCTGGCGCTCGAGTTCGCCGCCCGTCGTCCGCAACGGTACGCCGCCATCGTCGGGCTCAGCGGAGGATTGATCGGCCCGCCGGGCCCGCCCCGGCGTTACTCCGGATCGGTCGGCGGTGCGCCCGTGTTCCTTGGCTGCAGCGACGTCGATCCGCACATTCCGGTAGAGCGAGTCCACGAGTCGTCTCGCGTCTTTCGTGAGCTTCAAGGCGCCGTTGACGAGCGCATCTACCCGCGGATGGGCCATGCGATCAACGCCGACGAGCTGGACGCGGTGGCGGCGCTACTGGCGCGAGGCCCTAGCACAAGGTGACGACGCGACGTGCGAGGAGGTGTAACCGATGCAGAGGATCTCAATTGGCGCTTGGCTGGTGCTGTTGCTGCTCGCGGCCGGTTGTTCGGGAGGAGCGAGTCGAGGCCAGGAGACGATCACGCTTGCGGTGATTCCAAAGGGAGCCACGCACGAGCACTGGAAACGGGTCCATAGCGGGGCGCTCAAGGCCGCGGCGGAGCTCACCAACGCCGAGAGGCGGGTCGAGGTGATCTGGAAAGGACCGCTTCGAGAAGATGACCGCGAGCAACAGCTTCAAGTGGTCGAGGGCTTCGTCAGCCAGGGCATCGACGGCATCGTGCTCGCGCCGCTGGATAGCCGCGCGCTGCGCCGGCCGGTCGAAGAGGCCGCGCGCGCCGGCATTCCGACCGTCATCTTCGACTCGGCGCTCGAAGCGCCGAACCCGACGGTGAGCTTCGTCGCGACGGACAACGAAGAGGGAGGCCGGTTAGCCGCAAGGCGAATGGGCGAGCTGCTCGAAGGGCGCGGCACAGTGTTGATGCTGCGATACCAGGAAGGCTCGGCCGCCACCGAGGAGAGGGAGCGCGGCTTCGTTGAGGAGCTCGCCGCCACGTATCCGAAAGTCGAGCTCATCTCGTCGGACCAGTACGCGGGGGCAACGCGCGACACCGCGAAGCGCGCGTCGGAGAATCTGTTGAATCGGCTGGCCAACCGGCTCGACGGGATCTTCACCCCGAACGAATCGTCAACGGCCGGCATGCTGCTCGCGCTTCAAGATCTTGGCCGGGTCGGCAAGATCACCTTCGTCGGCTTCGACTACAGCTCCGCAT
This sequence is a window from Luteitalea sp.. Protein-coding genes within it:
- a CDS encoding phospholipase; this encodes MNIQDPHHGQPVLRQGPDPSAARLAVVLVHGRGGSAADMLALARELDVKDTAYLAPQAAGSTWYPLSFLAPLADNEPDLSSALRVLYGLLGDLEAQQVPPERIALLGFSQGACLALEFAARRPQRYAAIVGLSGGLIGPPGPPRRYSGSVGGAPVFLGCSDVDPHIPVERVHESSRVFRELQGAVDERIYPRMGHAINADELDAVAALLARGPSTR
- a CDS encoding substrate-binding domain-containing protein, with the protein product MQRISIGAWLVLLLLAAGCSGGASRGQETITLAVIPKGATHEHWKRVHSGALKAAAELTNAERRVEVIWKGPLREDDREQQLQVVEGFVSQGIDGIVLAPLDSRALRRPVEEAARAGIPTVIFDSALEAPNPTVSFVATDNEEGGRLAARRMGELLEGRGTVLMLRYQEGSAATEERERGFVEELAATYPKVELISSDQYAGATRDTAKRASENLLNRLANRLDGIFTPNESSTAGMLLALQDLGRVGKITFVGFDYSSAFIEPLQRGEIHGFVVQNPVQMGYLSVKTMVAHLEGEAVAEVVDTGVMMVTLDNVEDPKVQVVINPPELRGGGG